The following are encoded together in the Sphingomonas insulae genome:
- a CDS encoding SDR family oxidoreductase gives MKTKGNTILMTGGGSGIGEALAHRFHDRGDTVIIVGRRQDALDRAAAGRANIHTATLDVEDAAAVAAFAGRIVADFPALNVLFNNAGIMTFEDLTGHRDLADAETTVAINILGPIRLTNALIDHLVRQPDAAIVTVTSGLAHVPMIAAPTYSASKAAIHSYTVSLRTQLADKVEVIELVPPGVQTDLTPGQADRPGYMPLEAFADAVAAQFAQTPTPSEILVDEVQFLRQAEREGRFDATLKTLTERAARQRAGDAA, from the coding sequence ATGAAGACCAAGGGCAATACCATCCTGATGACCGGCGGCGGCAGCGGCATCGGCGAAGCGCTCGCACACCGCTTTCACGATCGCGGCGATACCGTCATCATCGTCGGCCGCCGCCAGGACGCGCTCGACCGCGCCGCCGCCGGCCGGGCGAATATCCACACCGCGACGCTCGACGTCGAGGATGCCGCGGCGGTCGCGGCCTTCGCCGGGCGGATCGTCGCCGACTTCCCGGCCCTCAACGTCCTGTTCAACAACGCCGGTATCATGACGTTCGAGGATTTGACCGGCCACCGCGACCTCGCCGATGCCGAAACGACGGTGGCGATCAACATCCTGGGGCCCATCCGGCTGACGAACGCGCTGATCGACCATCTGGTGCGGCAACCCGATGCCGCGATCGTCACCGTCACCTCGGGCCTCGCGCATGTGCCGATGATCGCGGCGCCGACCTATTCGGCCAGCAAGGCGGCGATCCATTCCTATACCGTGTCGCTGCGCACGCAGCTGGCCGACAAGGTGGAGGTGATCGAGCTGGTGCCGCCGGGCGTGCAGACCGACCTGACGCCGGGCCAGGCGGACCGGCCGGGCTATATGCCGCTGGAGGCGTTCGCCGACGCCGTCGCCGCCCAATTCGCGCAGACGCCCACCCCGTCCGAAATCTTGGTCGACGAGGTGCAGTTCCTTCGCCAGGCGGAACGCGAGGGCCGTTTCGATGCGACGCTGAAGACACTGACCGAACGCGCCGCCCGACAGCGCGCCGGCGACGCCGCGTGA
- a CDS encoding DNA-3-methyladenine glycosylase I: MATETIVQHRPRCSWAQGNPLLAAYHDAEWGVAEHDARALWEKLMLDGFQAGLAWITILRKRDAFRAAFAGFDPARVARFGPGDVDRLMADAGIVRSRAKIEATIGNARAFLAMRAAGEDFAAFCWSFVDGRPIVNGDDAPRTRSPASEALSAALKARGFTFVGPVIVYAWMQACGLVDDHEPQCFAHRSAGTHRASPDRAA; this comes from the coding sequence ATGGCCACAGAGACGATCGTTCAGCACCGCCCACGCTGCAGCTGGGCGCAGGGCAATCCTTTGCTGGCGGCCTATCACGATGCGGAATGGGGCGTCGCCGAGCATGACGCCCGTGCTTTGTGGGAAAAGCTGATGCTCGACGGGTTCCAGGCGGGGCTGGCCTGGATCACCATCCTGCGCAAGCGCGACGCGTTCCGCGCCGCCTTCGCCGGGTTCGATCCGGCCCGCGTCGCCCGGTTCGGACCCGGCGACGTCGACCGGCTGATGGCCGACGCCGGCATCGTGCGGTCGCGCGCCAAGATCGAGGCGACGATCGGCAACGCCCGCGCTTTCCTGGCGATGCGCGCGGCGGGCGAGGATTTCGCCGCCTTCTGCTGGAGCTTCGTCGACGGTCGCCCGATCGTGAATGGGGACGACGCGCCGCGCACTCGTTCCCCCGCATCGGAGGCGCTGTCGGCCGCGTTGAAAGCGCGCGGCTTCACATTCGTCGGGCCAGTCATCGTCTATGCCTGGATGCAGGCGTGCGGGCTGGTCGACGATCATGAACCGCAATGCTTCGCTCATCGCAGCGCCGGCACGCACCGTGCATCACCGGATCGTGCGGCGTGA
- a CDS encoding methyl-accepting chemotaxis protein, whose translation MAAKDQRMFSWFEKKAPIRTKFKVLLAAHGTVAAAGIVTTYLAAKATPATADIYIASAIALFACTIAMVLLSGRMISNPYVATVVRMEGLAAGDLTSAIAFTEYRDCVGRMARAMEVFKQNADQVQAAAEAQRLVVGALGEGLTRLAARDLSYRIEQAFPADYERLRIDYNRALDAVASTMTAVTDATNGINSGATDIRQASDDLSQRTEQQAASLEETAAAMDEITSTVRQTAAGAVRANGVVEEARVEAERSGDVVRRAVQAMADIERASNEISEIISVIDGIAFQTNLLALNAGVEAARAGEAGRGFAVVASEVRALAQRSADAAKDVKTRITASTQQVDNGVELVSETGKALDRIIVRIAEINTLVGQIAVAAEQQATGLQQVNTAVSEMDGVTQQNAAMVEESTAAARSLATEADELARQIARFRIDAGEGHAAAAPAARPVVHQLQQRAADAGRHIATQLRRSGSAAVAVDTDDWSEF comes from the coding sequence ATGGCAGCGAAGGATCAGCGGATGTTCTCGTGGTTTGAGAAGAAGGCGCCAATACGCACGAAGTTCAAGGTGCTCCTGGCCGCCCACGGCACGGTGGCTGCCGCAGGTATCGTCACCACCTATCTGGCCGCGAAGGCCACGCCGGCCACGGCCGACATCTACATCGCATCTGCCATCGCGCTGTTCGCATGCACCATCGCGATGGTGTTGTTGAGCGGGAGGATGATCAGCAATCCGTACGTCGCCACCGTGGTTCGGATGGAAGGACTGGCGGCAGGAGACCTGACGAGCGCCATCGCCTTTACCGAATATCGCGATTGCGTCGGCCGGATGGCGCGGGCGATGGAGGTGTTCAAGCAGAACGCCGATCAGGTCCAGGCCGCGGCGGAGGCGCAACGATTGGTCGTCGGGGCGCTGGGCGAAGGGCTTACCCGGCTCGCGGCGCGCGACCTCAGCTATCGCATCGAACAGGCGTTTCCCGCCGATTACGAGCGACTGCGCATCGACTATAATCGCGCGCTGGACGCCGTCGCATCGACGATGACCGCGGTGACGGACGCGACCAACGGCATCAACAGCGGCGCGACCGACATCCGCCAGGCGTCCGACGACCTGTCGCAGCGCACGGAACAGCAGGCCGCGAGCCTGGAGGAGACCGCGGCGGCGATGGACGAGATCACCTCGACCGTACGCCAGACGGCGGCTGGCGCCGTCCGCGCCAACGGCGTGGTCGAGGAAGCGCGGGTGGAAGCCGAGCGGTCCGGCGACGTCGTTCGCCGCGCCGTGCAGGCGATGGCCGACATCGAGCGCGCTTCGAACGAGATTTCCGAGATCATCTCGGTCATCGACGGCATCGCGTTCCAGACCAACCTGCTGGCGCTCAACGCCGGTGTCGAGGCGGCACGTGCCGGCGAAGCGGGCCGCGGCTTTGCCGTCGTCGCATCCGAGGTCCGCGCCCTGGCGCAGCGGTCCGCCGACGCCGCCAAGGACGTCAAGACCCGCATCACCGCATCGACCCAGCAGGTCGACAACGGCGTGGAACTGGTGAGCGAAACCGGCAAGGCGCTGGACCGCATCATCGTCCGCATCGCGGAGATCAACACGCTCGTCGGCCAGATCGCGGTCGCGGCCGAACAGCAGGCGACCGGCCTGCAACAGGTCAACACGGCGGTCAGCGAGATGGACGGCGTCACCCAGCAGAATGCCGCGATGGTCGAGGAATCGACCGCCGCCGCGCGCAGCCTGGCGACCGAGGCCGACGAACTGGCCCGCCAGATCGCGCGGTTCCGGATCGATGCGGGCGAAGGTCATGCCGCCGCCGCACCGGCCGCCCGGCCCGTGGTGCACCAGCTGCAACAGCGTGCGGCCGATGCCGGCCGGCACATCGCCACTCAGCTGCGCCGCAGCGGATCGGCGGCGGTCGCGGTCGACACGGACGACTGGTCGGAATTCTGA
- a CDS encoding STAS domain-containing protein, protein MPAHPLPNALDTGAAGSLRDTLLGRIERREDLQCDGVEVSRIGLACLQVLASARLSAIAHGLGFGIINPSEAMVRMMNLAGLADALSPVAATAAAKA, encoded by the coding sequence ATGCCAGCCCATCCGCTGCCCAATGCCCTCGATACCGGGGCTGCCGGTTCCCTGCGCGACACGTTGCTCGGCCGCATCGAGCGGCGCGAAGACCTTCAGTGCGACGGCGTCGAGGTATCGCGGATCGGGCTGGCCTGTCTGCAGGTCCTGGCGTCCGCACGGCTGAGCGCGATCGCCCACGGCCTGGGGTTCGGAATCATCAATCCCAGCGAGGCGATGGTCCGCATGATGAACCTCGCCGGGCTGGCCGACGCACTGTCCCCCGTCGCCGCAACCGCTGCCGCAAAGGCCTGA
- a CDS encoding chemotaxis protein CheA, translating to MNLDEIQQIFFQECEEGLAMMEASFATVRQGDDDPETINTIFRAVHSIKGGAGAFGHERLQAFTHEYETLLDLVRNNTLTLSSDLLGTIVGAFDMLADHVAAARDQGDPPADGAMLARLVAASVVPAPLPVASTATATASLPATGPAASADGFDDLFALCDAPAPARPSAEGDWQVTFVPGTDALDNGGDPLLLLRELGMLDGDVLAADVSRLPLLDALDPERAYLGWTAIVPAAASDDDIRSIFEFVGACELVVERIPSAATPPIDAGVAAIDLLDEPALPAAADPIDPPVEDDRPAAPMATGQPVDIAAPRAAVSAPAQTIRVDLDKLDRLVNLVGELVITQAMLAQRLSEHGMAGISELTDLDHLTRELQESTMAIRAQPMKTVFSRVPRIIRELELETGKRVRLDIVGEMTEVDKTVVERIGEPLTHLIRNAVDHGLETPADRLAAGKPEEGVVTLSAVHHSGRIVITVADDGRGIDRKRVRAKAIERGIVAADAILSDEEVDNLIFAPGFSTAATVSSISGRGVGMDVVRKNVQALGGRIGISSNFGSGSSFALSLPLTLAVLDGMIVTVGDQTFVIPLGHIVESLRPSDDGVKVLGPSASLLDVRGSYVPVHRVAEQLGIEGAQTDPSRAVLIVVESDTGQAVLMVDSIQDQRQVVVKSLEANYAAIPGLAGATILGDGRVALILDVDALISRWRRDPRLGTAPLGMAA from the coding sequence ATGAACCTCGACGAGATCCAGCAGATCTTCTTTCAGGAATGCGAAGAAGGCCTCGCCATGATGGAGGCGAGCTTCGCCACCGTCCGCCAGGGCGACGACGACCCCGAGACGATCAACACGATCTTTCGTGCGGTCCATTCGATCAAGGGCGGCGCGGGGGCGTTCGGGCACGAACGGTTGCAGGCATTCACGCACGAATATGAAACGCTGCTCGACCTCGTCCGCAACAACACGCTGACGTTGTCGTCCGACCTGCTCGGCACCATCGTCGGTGCGTTCGACATGCTCGCCGACCATGTCGCGGCCGCCCGCGACCAGGGTGATCCCCCGGCGGACGGTGCGATGCTGGCGCGCCTGGTCGCGGCGTCGGTGGTGCCGGCTCCGCTGCCGGTTGCCTCCACGGCCACGGCCACGGCCTCGCTCCCGGCGACAGGCCCGGCCGCGAGCGCCGATGGCTTCGACGACCTGTTCGCGCTGTGCGACGCGCCCGCGCCGGCGAGGCCGTCGGCGGAGGGCGACTGGCAGGTCACCTTCGTGCCGGGCACCGACGCGCTGGACAATGGCGGCGACCCGCTGCTGCTGCTGCGCGAACTCGGCATGCTCGATGGCGACGTGCTCGCTGCGGACGTGTCGCGCCTGCCGCTGCTCGACGCCCTCGACCCGGAACGCGCCTATCTCGGCTGGACGGCGATCGTGCCGGCGGCGGCATCGGATGACGACATCCGCTCGATCTTCGAATTCGTCGGCGCCTGCGAACTGGTCGTGGAGCGGATCCCGTCAGCCGCAACCCCGCCGATCGACGCGGGCGTCGCAGCGATCGACCTGCTCGACGAGCCCGCGCTGCCCGCCGCCGCCGATCCGATCGATCCGCCGGTCGAGGACGACCGTCCCGCCGCGCCCATGGCCACGGGCCAGCCGGTCGACATCGCCGCGCCGCGCGCCGCGGTGTCGGCGCCGGCGCAGACGATCCGCGTCGACCTCGACAAGCTCGACCGGCTGGTCAACCTGGTCGGCGAACTGGTCATCACCCAGGCGATGCTGGCGCAGCGCCTGTCCGAACACGGCATGGCCGGCATCAGCGAACTGACCGACCTCGACCATCTGACGCGCGAATTGCAGGAATCGACGATGGCGATCCGTGCGCAGCCGATGAAGACGGTGTTCAGCCGCGTGCCGCGCATCATCCGCGAACTGGAGCTGGAAACCGGCAAGCGCGTCCGGCTGGATATCGTCGGCGAGATGACGGAGGTCGACAAGACCGTCGTCGAGCGGATCGGCGAACCGCTGACCCACCTGATCCGCAACGCCGTCGACCACGGGCTGGAAACGCCGGCCGACCGACTGGCCGCGGGCAAGCCCGAAGAGGGGGTCGTCACGCTGTCGGCGGTGCACCATTCCGGCCGTATCGTCATCACCGTCGCCGACGACGGCCGCGGCATCGATCGCAAGCGCGTCCGCGCCAAGGCGATCGAGCGGGGCATCGTCGCCGCCGATGCGATCCTGAGCGACGAGGAGGTCGACAACCTCATCTTTGCACCGGGATTCTCGACCGCGGCGACCGTCTCCAGCATCTCGGGACGGGGCGTCGGCATGGACGTCGTGCGCAAGAACGTACAGGCGCTGGGCGGCCGGATCGGCATCAGTTCCAATTTCGGCTCAGGCTCCAGCTTCGCGCTGTCGCTGCCGCTGACGCTGGCGGTGCTCGACGGCATGATCGTCACCGTCGGCGACCAGACCTTCGTCATTCCGCTCGGCCATATCGTCGAAAGCCTGCGCCCGTCCGACGACGGCGTGAAGGTGCTGGGTCCCAGTGCATCGCTGCTCGACGTGCGGGGTTCGTACGTGCCGGTGCACCGCGTCGCCGAACAGCTCGGCATCGAGGGCGCGCAGACCGATCCGTCCCGCGCGGTGCTGATCGTGGTCGAATCCGACACCGGCCAGGCCGTGCTGATGGTCGATTCGATCCAGGACCAGCGCCAGGTCGTGGTGAAGAGCCTTGAGGCGAATTACGCGGCCATTCCCGGCCTTGCCGGCGCCACCATCCTCGGCGATGGCCGTGTCGCGCTGATCCTCGACGTCGATGCGCTGATCTCGCGCTGGCGGCGCGACCCGCGGCTCGGTACGGCGCCGCTGGGGATGGCGGCATGA
- a CDS encoding CheR family methyltransferase gives MTAAVAPRATEFRFDPADHAAIAAFVYETAGILMPPGKMQLVYGRLAPRVRASGLTRFADYIALIDRDPVERTRAIDALTTNHTSFFRESHHFDHFLEHAWPALDQRLGTRGKVRIWSAACSSGEEPYSLLMAMFGKERGNGQRLSRTDLRILATDLSTEILTAAKAGRYALDTASGVPTTLRETWMTRDGDAAQVHPLVRERVAFRKLNLLEDWPMRGRFDAIFCRNVMIYFDEPTKERLQTRLAERLAPGGFLYIGHSERLSASVAPGFTCVGRTTFQKVAA, from the coding sequence ATGACCGCCGCCGTCGCGCCGCGCGCCACCGAATTCCGCTTCGATCCCGCCGATCACGCCGCGATCGCCGCCTTCGTCTACGAAACGGCGGGCATCCTGATGCCGCCGGGCAAGATGCAGCTGGTCTATGGCCGGCTCGCCCCCCGCGTGCGGGCGAGCGGCCTCACCCGCTTCGCCGACTATATCGCGCTCATCGACCGCGACCCGGTCGAACGGACGCGCGCGATCGATGCGCTGACCACCAACCACACCAGCTTCTTTCGCGAATCGCATCATTTCGACCATTTCCTGGAGCATGCCTGGCCGGCGCTCGACCAACGGCTCGGCACTCGCGGCAAGGTGCGGATCTGGTCGGCGGCCTGTTCGAGCGGCGAGGAACCCTATTCGCTGCTGATGGCGATGTTCGGCAAGGAGCGGGGCAACGGCCAGCGCCTGTCGCGCACCGACCTGCGCATCCTCGCCACCGACCTGTCGACCGAGATCCTGACGGCCGCAAAGGCCGGTCGCTACGCCCTCGACACCGCGTCGGGCGTGCCGACCACGCTGCGCGAAACCTGGATGACGCGCGACGGCGATGCCGCACAGGTGCATCCGCTGGTCCGCGAGCGTGTCGCCTTCCGCAAGCTCAACCTGCTGGAAGACTGGCCGATGCGCGGTCGATTCGACGCGATCTTCTGCCGCAACGTCATGATCTACTTCGACGAACCGACCAAGGAGCGGTTGCAGACCCGGCTTGCCGAACGCCTCGCCCCCGGTGGGTTCCTGTACATCGGCCATTCCGAACGGCTGTCGGCCTCGGTCGCGCCGGGCTTCACCTGCGTCGGTCGCACCACCTTCCAGAAGGTGGCGGCATGA
- a CDS encoding protein-glutamate methylesterase/protein-glutamine glutaminase, whose protein sequence is MTGGSPVRVLVVDDSATMRAMVSHALSRDPDIAIVGTADGPNAAREMIKALDPDVLTLDIEMPDRNGLDFLDKIMRLRPMPVVMLSTLTGRGADASIRALELGAFDCYEKPRQLHDGAFGEGLARLVKAAARSRVRPRAIAPKPATGDFVPRADAMIAIGSSTGGVEALIELLSGFPANCPPTVIVQHMPESYVPTFAARLDRLSAPQVSVARTGAPLQAGHVYVAPGGSHHTEITGNALRRCRLVADDKMSGHRPSVDRLFLSVARWAGASAVGAILTGMGADGAEGLKSMKDNGAMTIGQDEDSCVVYGMPAAARQIGAVTVQLPLSRIAARLLAGCRA, encoded by the coding sequence ATGACCGGGGGCAGCCCCGTCCGCGTGCTGGTGGTCGATGATTCCGCCACGATGCGCGCGATGGTGTCGCATGCCTTGTCGCGCGACCCCGATATCGCGATCGTCGGCACCGCGGATGGCCCGAACGCCGCGCGCGAGATGATCAAGGCGCTCGACCCCGACGTGCTGACGCTCGATATCGAGATGCCGGACCGCAACGGGCTCGACTTCCTCGACAAGATCATGCGCCTGCGGCCGATGCCGGTGGTGATGCTGTCGACGCTGACCGGCCGCGGCGCGGATGCCTCGATCAGGGCGCTCGAACTCGGTGCGTTCGATTGCTACGAAAAGCCGCGACAGCTGCATGACGGCGCGTTCGGCGAGGGCCTCGCACGGCTGGTGAAGGCCGCCGCCAGAAGCCGTGTGCGGCCGCGCGCCATCGCGCCCAAGCCCGCCACCGGCGACTTCGTCCCGCGCGCGGATGCGATGATCGCGATCGGATCGTCGACCGGCGGGGTCGAGGCGCTGATCGAACTGCTGTCCGGCTTTCCGGCCAATTGCCCGCCGACGGTGATCGTCCAGCATATGCCCGAAAGCTATGTGCCGACCTTTGCCGCCCGGCTGGATCGCCTGTCCGCGCCGCAGGTCAGCGTCGCGCGAACGGGTGCACCGCTACAGGCCGGCCACGTCTATGTCGCGCCGGGCGGATCGCATCACACCGAAATCACCGGCAACGCGCTGCGGCGCTGCCGGCTGGTCGCGGACGACAAGATGAGCGGCCATCGACCCTCGGTCGACCGGCTGTTCCTGTCGGTCGCCCGCTGGGCCGGCGCATCGGCGGTCGGCGCGATCCTCACCGGCATGGGCGCGGATGGCGCCGAAGGACTGAAGAGCATGAAGGACAATGGAGCGATGACCATCGGTCAGGACGAGGACAGCTGCGTCGTCTACGGCATGCCGGCCGCCGCACGGCAGATCGGCGCGGTGACGGTGCAACTGCCCTTGTCGCGGATCGCCGCGCGCCTGCTCGCCGGGTGCCGGGCGTGA
- a CDS encoding chemotaxis protein CheD yields the protein MQGETKVSDNPGVVMTTVLGSCISACLFDPVTRVGGLNHFLLAEPGSGDTDVRSLQRYGVYAMEVLINAMMAMGATRTNLKARIYGGASLRDGFRDIGATNALFARRFLRDERIALVGEDVGGHGARRVEFRPTLGLARCRIATDRPAERPRIVAPPPAAAASIGDVEFF from the coding sequence ATGCAGGGCGAGACCAAGGTGTCGGACAATCCCGGCGTCGTCATGACGACCGTGCTCGGCAGCTGCATCTCCGCCTGCCTGTTCGATCCGGTGACCCGGGTCGGCGGCCTCAACCACTTCCTGCTGGCCGAGCCCGGCAGCGGTGACACCGACGTCCGCTCGCTCCAGCGCTACGGCGTGTATGCGATGGAGGTGCTGATCAACGCGATGATGGCGATGGGTGCGACGCGCACCAACCTGAAGGCCCGGATCTATGGCGGCGCGAGCCTGCGCGACGGCTTTCGCGACATCGGCGCGACCAATGCCCTGTTCGCGCGTCGCTTCCTGCGGGACGAGCGCATCGCGCTGGTCGGCGAGGATGTCGGCGGCCATGGCGCCCGGCGGGTGGAATTCCGTCCGACGCTGGGCCTGGCGCGGTGCCGCATCGCCACCGACCGCCCCGCCGAACGCCCCCGGATCGTCGCACCGCCACCCGCCGCCGCCGCGTCGATCGGCGACGTCGAGTTCTTCTGA
- a CDS encoding response regulator: MSGTIMTVDDSPSMRMLLRAALTDLGYKVLEAEDGLQALDRLGGLAPDLLITDINMPRLDGFGLIEKLREQDRHRNLPILVLTTESSDEKKQRARSAGATGWIVKPFHPDKLAAAIRRVLH, encoded by the coding sequence GTGTCCGGCACGATCATGACCGTGGACGATTCGCCCAGCATGCGCATGCTGCTGAGGGCGGCGCTGACCGACCTTGGCTACAAGGTGCTGGAGGCCGAGGACGGCCTCCAGGCGCTCGACCGGCTCGGCGGCCTCGCACCCGACCTGCTGATCACCGACATCAACATGCCGCGGCTCGACGGGTTCGGCCTGATCGAGAAGCTTCGCGAACAGGACCGGCACCGCAACCTGCCGATCCTGGTGCTGACCACCGAAAGCTCCGACGAGAAGAAGCAGCGCGCCCGCTCGGCCGGCGCGACCGGCTGGATCGTCAAGCCCTTCCACCCCGACAAGCTGGCCGCGGCGATCCGTCGCGTGCTGCACTGA
- a CDS encoding chemotaxis protein CheW, whose protein sequence is MSRQLITFQIGEQVLGVDIMAIREIRAWSPATPLPNVPPHVRGVVNLRGVVLPVLDLSHRLGWGMTDPSSRHVIIVVRIGEQLQGLIVDAVNDIVTIPADGMQALPDIGETPAANFLEGLATIDERLILVLALDRLVDTALPLADAA, encoded by the coding sequence ATGTCCCGTCAGCTCATCACCTTCCAGATCGGCGAACAGGTCCTCGGCGTCGACATCATGGCGATCCGCGAAATCCGCGCCTGGTCGCCCGCGACGCCGCTGCCCAACGTCCCGCCCCACGTGCGCGGCGTCGTCAACCTGCGCGGCGTCGTGCTGCCGGTGCTCGACCTCAGCCATCGGCTGGGGTGGGGCATGACCGACCCCTCGTCGCGCCACGTCATCATCGTCGTGCGGATCGGCGAACAACTGCAGGGCCTGATCGTCGATGCGGTCAACGACATCGTCACCATCCCGGCGGACGGCATGCAGGCGCTGCCCGATATCGGCGAGACGCCGGCGGCGAATTTCCTGGAGGGACTCGCGACGATCGACGAGCGGCTGATCCTGGTGCTCGCGCTCGACCGGCTCGTGGATACCGCCCTTCCGCTCGCCGACGCCGCTTGA
- a CDS encoding chemotaxis protein CheB gives MAAPVKVLVVDDSLTMRALLSGALERIPGVAVVGSADGADEARTMCEQLSPDVMTLDVEMPGISGIEYLAEIMEKRPMPVIMFSTRTEAGAEASVEALRLGAIDCFPKPKVAVAAEFDKILAKLGKRIKAAKGAAVKGAATTKVVPAPPLDWNGRVLAIGGEAAATQALFDLFGSLPANCPPTVVVQHLGAGLAGTMIDKLAETIAPRIVLAEDGMAVEQGTIYLAPPGDHHVVVDGWPNGTLRMLPRDPVAGERPSISILFASVAKAAGAEAIGLLLGADGEDGDAGIRALQAGGSYCIVPAEKRVDGYVLSRRIAAQLVPADQLPRSILKLCSK, from the coding sequence ATGGCCGCACCCGTCAAAGTTCTCGTCGTCGACGATTCCCTCACCATGCGCGCGCTGCTGTCCGGCGCGCTGGAACGTATTCCCGGCGTTGCCGTCGTCGGGTCCGCCGATGGCGCCGACGAAGCGCGCACGATGTGCGAACAGCTGTCCCCCGACGTCATGACGCTCGACGTCGAGATGCCGGGGATCAGCGGCATCGAATATCTCGCCGAGATCATGGAGAAACGCCCGATGCCGGTCATCATGTTCTCGACCCGCACCGAAGCGGGCGCCGAGGCGTCGGTGGAGGCGTTGCGGCTGGGCGCCATCGATTGCTTCCCCAAGCCCAAGGTCGCGGTGGCGGCCGAATTCGACAAGATCCTCGCCAAGCTCGGCAAGCGAATCAAGGCCGCCAAAGGTGCCGCGGTGAAGGGCGCCGCGACGACGAAGGTGGTGCCGGCACCGCCGCTGGACTGGAACGGACGCGTGCTGGCGATCGGCGGCGAGGCCGCGGCGACGCAGGCGCTGTTCGACCTGTTCGGCAGCCTTCCGGCGAACTGTCCGCCGACGGTCGTCGTCCAGCATCTGGGCGCAGGGCTGGCGGGAACGATGATCGACAAGCTCGCCGAGACGATCGCGCCCCGCATCGTCCTGGCCGAGGACGGCATGGCGGTGGAGCAGGGGACGATCTATCTGGCGCCCCCCGGCGACCATCATGTCGTGGTCGACGGATGGCCGAACGGCACGTTGCGGATGCTGCCGCGCGATCCGGTCGCGGGCGAGCGGCCGTCGATCTCGATCCTGTTCGCCTCGGTGGCCAAGGCGGCGGGGGCGGAGGCGATCGGCCTGCTGCTGGGTGCGGACGGCGAGGATGGCGATGCCGGTATCCGCGCGTTGCAGGCGGGGGGCAGTTACTGCATCGTCCCGGCCGAAAAGCGCGTCGACGGCTACGTCCTGTCTCGGCGCATCGCGGCGCAGCTGGTGCCTGCCGACCAGCTGCCGCGTAGCATCCTGAAGCTGTGCAGCAAGTGA
- a CDS encoding LysR family transcriptional regulator yields the protein MPVPSNRSDLGDFACFLAIARHLNFRRAGLELGVTTSAISHALKGLEARLGVRLVNRTNRSVTLSAAGEQLRAAIDGPFAAIGQAVDDLNRFRERPGGRIRLNVVADAAALLLAPVMGAFATRYPEIEVDIVASNRMVDITGEGFDAGIRHGGTVPEDMIAQRLSADLRWIVAGAPQYLERHGTPEHPDDLRHHRCLGVRLGDDSVYRWEFTGPDGDRDIAVPGHITADDSRTMMAMAIAGAGLTYGTQAAMAREVAAGLLRPVLSDWAVTGPGYHIYYSSRRQVPTGIRLLVDLIRELRPMGL from the coding sequence ATGCCGGTGCCTTCCAACCGATCCGACCTTGGCGACTTCGCCTGTTTCCTAGCGATCGCGCGCCATCTGAACTTCCGCCGCGCCGGGCTGGAGCTTGGCGTCACCACATCCGCGATCAGCCATGCGCTGAAGGGGCTGGAGGCGCGGCTGGGCGTGCGGCTGGTCAATCGCACCAACCGTTCGGTGACACTAAGCGCGGCGGGCGAACAATTGCGCGCGGCGATCGATGGCCCGTTCGCGGCGATCGGCCAGGCGGTGGACGACCTCAACCGCTTTCGCGAGCGGCCGGGCGGCCGCATCCGCCTCAACGTCGTCGCCGATGCGGCGGCGCTGTTGCTGGCGCCGGTGATGGGCGCGTTCGCGACGCGCTATCCGGAGATCGAGGTCGATATCGTCGCCAGCAACCGCATGGTCGACATCACCGGCGAGGGGTTCGATGCCGGTATCCGCCACGGCGGCACCGTGCCCGAGGATATGATCGCGCAACGCCTGTCGGCCGATCTGCGCTGGATCGTGGCGGGCGCCCCGCAGTATCTCGAACGGCACGGCACGCCGGAACACCCGGACGACCTGCGGCACCACCGCTGCCTGGGCGTGCGGCTGGGCGACGACAGCGTCTATCGCTGGGAATTCACGGGGCCGGACGGCGATCGCGATATCGCCGTGCCGGGCCACATCACCGCCGATGACAGCCGGACGATGATGGCGATGGCGATCGCGGGGGCCGGACTGACCTACGGCACGCAGGCCGCCATGGCGCGAGAGGTGGCTGCCGGCCTGTTGCGCCCGGTGCTGAGCGACTGGGCCGTCACCGGCCCCGGCTATCACATCTATTATTCGAGCCGGCGACAGGTGCCGACGGGGATCCGGCTGCTTGTCGATCTGATCCGCGAACTGCGGCCGATGGGGCTGTGA